The Acidianus infernus genome window below encodes:
- the pcn gene encoding proliferating cell nuclear antigen (pcna) — MKFSYDDVRDFKNILTALAKLVDEASLKIKPDGVELVAIDRAHISLVKLQIPKEAFKDYDVQEEFNFGFNTQYLLKILSTSKRKESIELEANDPSQVIIRISGGFNRDYIIRNLDVSPPEVPELNLEFDVNASINSSGFKKAVSQISAVSDTILFKADENGITLKSKSETDVEVEFTKESGGLQDIELSKPAESTYSCDYLDDILALTKLSGLMKVSFSDQKPLQIQFNMESGGNVVYLLAPQMG, encoded by the coding sequence ATGAAGTTTTCTTATGATGATGTAAGAGACTTTAAGAATATATTAACTGCTTTAGCAAAGTTAGTCGATGAGGCTTCATTAAAGATAAAACCAGATGGAGTAGAATTAGTAGCAATAGATAGGGCTCATATTTCGTTAGTGAAACTCCAAATTCCTAAAGAGGCGTTTAAAGACTACGATGTTCAAGAGGAGTTCAATTTCGGTTTTAATACTCAATACCTTCTAAAGATTTTATCCACTTCTAAGAGAAAAGAATCCATAGAGCTAGAAGCTAATGATCCTTCACAAGTTATAATAAGAATTTCTGGAGGTTTTAATAGAGATTATATTATTAGAAATCTAGACGTTTCTCCTCCTGAAGTTCCAGAACTTAATTTAGAATTTGATGTAAATGCGAGTATAAATTCTTCTGGATTCAAAAAGGCAGTAAGTCAAATTTCGGCAGTAAGTGATACCATATTATTTAAAGCAGATGAGAACGGTATTACTCTAAAGAGCAAATCTGAAACTGATGTAGAAGTAGAATTTACAAAAGAATCTGGAGGATTACAAGATATTGAATTATCAAAGCCTGCCGAGTCTACTTACTCTTGTGATTATTTAGACGATATATTAGCTTTAACAAAGCTTTCTGGCTTAATGAAAGTCTCATTCTCTGATCAAAAACCATTACAGATACAGTTTAATATGGAATCTGGTGGTAATGTAGTATACTTACTTGCTCCACAAATGGGGTGA
- a CDS encoding methionine synthase — protein sequence MMDELPILPTTVIGSYPRPKWLREAIRLHKAGKISDEELTEAFNDAALAVLHDHYLAGIDVPTDGEVKRDEMVEYFAERLGGFKFYGPVRVWGTAYYRKPAVVGKIEYKSPLLVDEFNYTKSVSYTPNVKITITGPYTIAYWSYNEYYKDMQDLVFDLAKIINKELHNLVDAGARIIQIDEPAIHSNKKDVSWAVEAVNEAVKGINAKLVVHICYGDYRIVAPYLNEFKVDQINFALKIYNYRYLELFKKYGYEKELGLGVIDVHSRRVESAEEVAKDIKKSLKYFPAEKIWINPDCGLKLLPRSIAFQKLVNMVKGTKMVREELKK from the coding sequence ATGATGGACGAGTTACCTATCCTACCCACAACTGTAATAGGTAGTTATCCTAGACCAAAGTGGTTAAGAGAAGCTATAAGATTACATAAAGCTGGAAAGATTTCGGATGAAGAATTGACGGAAGCATTTAATGATGCTGCTCTAGCAGTTCTTCATGATCATTATTTGGCAGGAATTGATGTTCCAACAGATGGGGAAGTAAAAAGGGATGAAATGGTTGAATATTTCGCGGAAAGATTAGGCGGTTTCAAGTTTTACGGTCCTGTAAGGGTTTGGGGTACTGCGTATTATAGAAAGCCAGCAGTTGTAGGAAAAATAGAATATAAATCACCGCTTTTAGTGGACGAATTTAATTATACTAAGTCAGTATCATATACTCCAAATGTTAAGATAACTATCACTGGTCCTTATACTATTGCCTATTGGTCGTATAATGAATACTATAAGGATATGCAGGATTTAGTATTCGATCTAGCTAAAATTATAAACAAAGAATTACATAATTTGGTAGACGCTGGTGCAAGAATAATACAAATAGACGAACCTGCAATACATTCTAATAAGAAAGACGTTAGTTGGGCAGTAGAAGCAGTAAACGAAGCTGTAAAGGGAATTAATGCTAAATTAGTTGTTCATATATGCTATGGAGATTATAGGATAGTTGCTCCGTACTTGAATGAGTTTAAGGTTGATCAAATAAATTTTGCTCTAAAAATATATAATTATAGATATCTAGAATTATTTAAAAAATATGGTTATGAAAAGGAGCTTGGATTAGGAGTAATAGACGTACATAGTAGACGAGTAGAATCTGCCGAAGAAGTTGCTAAAGATATTAAAAAATCGTTAAAATACTTCCCCGCAGAAAAGATATGGATCAATCCAGATTGCGGGTTAAAACTACTTCCTAGGAGCATAGCTTTCCAGAAATTAGTAAATATGGTAAAAGGTACAAAGATGGTAAGGGAAGAACTTAAAAAGTAG
- a CDS encoding 30S ribosomal protein S15, whose amino-acid sequence MNKKRARGKSHSTRPVRAGAPKWVRFTREEVEMLVEELAKRGYGPSMIGVILRDQYGVPLVKQITGKKLTQILEEKGLAPKIPEDLFNLIRKAVNVRRHLTEYPKDKVSKKGLEEIESKIRRLVDYYKEVGKLPANWNYDPATAELLITSTS is encoded by the coding sequence ATGAATAAGAAGAGAGCCAGAGGAAAATCTCACTCTACTAGACCAGTAAGAGCTGGAGCTCCTAAATGGGTTAGGTTCACTAGAGAAGAAGTTGAAATGCTAGTAGAAGAATTAGCAAAGAGAGGATACGGACCTAGTATGATAGGAGTAATATTAAGGGACCAGTATGGCGTACCTTTAGTTAAGCAAATAACTGGTAAAAAGTTGACACAAATCCTTGAGGAAAAAGGCTTGGCCCCCAAAATTCCAGAAGACTTATTTAACCTAATTAGAAAGGCTGTTAATGTAAGGAGACATCTGACAGAATATCCTAAAGATAAAGTATCTAAAAAAGGCCTTGAAGAAATTGAGTCTAAGATAAGAAGACTAGTAGATTACTATAAAGAAGTTGGAAAATTACCTGCTAATTGGAACTACGATCCTGCAACTGCTGAATTATTGATAACTAGTACATCATAA
- the rnhA gene encoding ribonuclease HI, producing the protein MVKVNFDGLCEPINPGGIATYAYVIKIDNQVLQGYGLAEKPWSKDSTNNVAEYMGAYCAIRKLIQLGITKAIFYGDSQLVIRQLSGEYRIKSPRLKRIYDKIQDSLKNFEHIEFKWIPREENTEADRLTRIAYKLVLENKLKEIGCRL; encoded by the coding sequence ATGGTAAAAGTTAATTTTGACGGATTGTGCGAGCCAATAAATCCTGGTGGAATAGCTACTTATGCGTATGTAATAAAAATTGATAATCAAGTTCTACAAGGTTACGGTTTAGCAGAAAAACCTTGGTCAAAAGACTCGACAAACAACGTTGCCGAATATATGGGCGCATATTGTGCTATAAGGAAATTAATACAATTGGGAATTACAAAAGCGATATTTTATGGAGATAGCCAACTGGTTATTAGACAGTTATCTGGAGAATATAGAATAAAATCTCCAAGACTTAAAAGAATATACGATAAAATACAAGACAGTTTAAAAAATTTCGAGCATATAGAATTTAAATGGATTCCAAGAGAAGAAAATACTGAAGCGGATAGATTGACAAGAATCGCGTATAAATTAGTTCTTGAAAATAAATTGAAAGAAATAGGATGCAGGTTATGA
- a CDS encoding CbiX/SirB N-terminal domain-containing protein — protein sequence MIGIILVLHGSRVEEWKNIADGYKNLLSEYFPLVEYGFLEFNKPTLRESLEILVNKGATEIIAVPLLFAAGMHFYRDIPKLLGLDEKGETVINEKKVKVVIAKPIGVDKRVAEILKERVEEKIDGKS from the coding sequence ATGATCGGTATAATTTTAGTCTTGCATGGCAGTAGAGTTGAGGAATGGAAAAATATAGCTGATGGCTATAAAAATTTACTATCAGAGTATTTTCCCTTAGTAGAATATGGTTTTCTTGAATTTAATAAACCTACACTCAGAGAATCGTTAGAAATCCTAGTAAATAAAGGTGCTACAGAAATAATTGCTGTGCCTCTATTATTTGCTGCTGGTATGCATTTCTATAGAGATATCCCAAAATTATTAGGACTAGACGAGAAAGGAGAAACCGTAATAAACGAGAAAAAAGTGAAAGTTGTTATTGCTAAGCCTATAGGAGTAGATAAAAGAGTTGCAGAAATATTAAAGGAAAGGGTAGAGGAAAAAATTGATGGTAAAAGTTAA
- a CDS encoding 30S ribosomal protein S6e produces MPDFKIVISDPETKQLKIMKVKVKVDENVKSIDGEKDGKALPIAKLNSKLKQALNLDKLLTLQIEKQEGDKKVKIKVHFLVQIDDSLPDNEVHISKNIAEKFGAEDFEALAYRTKAFQISIDQSKLNLFGTKIGDKINLVISDTPFTLKITGGSDNTGFAMRPDISGPAKRRVLVSGPPGYIPREDGERKRKMLRGDTISNEIVQINTVIVR; encoded by the coding sequence TTGCCGGACTTTAAGATTGTAATTTCAGATCCCGAAACAAAGCAATTAAAAATAATGAAAGTAAAGGTAAAGGTAGACGAAAATGTAAAATCGATAGATGGAGAAAAAGATGGAAAAGCACTACCTATAGCTAAATTAAATAGTAAATTAAAGCAAGCACTTAATCTGGATAAGTTATTAACACTGCAAATTGAAAAGCAAGAAGGAGATAAAAAAGTGAAAATAAAAGTACATTTCTTAGTGCAAATTGATGACAGTTTACCAGACAATGAGGTGCATATAAGTAAGAATATTGCAGAAAAATTCGGTGCTGAAGACTTTGAGGCCTTAGCATATAGGACTAAGGCTTTTCAAATTTCTATCGATCAATCAAAATTAAACTTATTTGGAACTAAAATAGGAGATAAAATAAATTTAGTAATTAGTGATACACCATTTACGTTAAAAATTACTGGAGGATCAGATAATACTGGCTTTGCAATGAGACCAGATATTTCTGGTCCTGCAAAGAGAAGAGTATTAGTTTCTGGCCCTCCGGGCTATATTCCACGCGAAGATGGTGAAAGAAAAAGAAAAATGCTAAGAGGGGATACAATAAGTAATGAAATTGTTCAGATAAATACTGTAATAGTAAGGTGA
- a CDS encoding translation initiation factor IF-2 subunit gamma, translating to MPWPKVQPEVNIGVVGHVDHGKTTLVQALTGIWTSKHSEELKRGMTIKLGYAEASFGICKNCKKPDAYVNEESCRQCGSDEEPEFLRRVSFLDAPGHEILMATMLSGTAILDGAILVVAANEPFPQPQTREHFVALGIVGIKNLVIVQNKIDVVTKDQAIAQYKQITEFIKGTWAEGSPIIPVSALHKINIDALIEAIEERIPTPKRDLTKTPIMLVVRSFDVNKPGTTFDKLVGGVVGGSIIQGKFSIGQEIKILPGIRVEDKGKVTYEPIYSKIASLRFGDLEVNEAKPGGLVAVGTYLDPSVTKADSLMGNMVTDAKADIPVLWNIRVEYNLLERVVGSKDLVKVEPIRNKEVLMITVGSATTLGTVTHAKSNEIELELKKPIPVWENNLRLVISRQVGGRWRLVGWGQIKI from the coding sequence TTGCCCTGGCCAAAAGTCCAACCTGAAGTTAATATAGGTGTAGTCGGTCATGTAGATCACGGTAAGACTACGTTAGTCCAAGCTCTAACTGGAATATGGACGTCTAAACATTCTGAGGAATTAAAAAGAGGAATGACTATAAAACTAGGATATGCTGAGGCAAGTTTTGGGATTTGTAAAAACTGTAAGAAGCCAGACGCTTATGTTAACGAGGAATCATGTAGGCAATGCGGAAGTGATGAAGAGCCGGAATTTTTAAGGAGAGTTTCATTTCTCGATGCTCCAGGACATGAGATTTTAATGGCTACTATGCTATCTGGAACTGCTATCCTAGATGGTGCAATTCTGGTAGTTGCAGCTAATGAACCATTTCCTCAACCTCAAACTAGGGAACATTTTGTAGCTTTAGGTATAGTAGGAATAAAAAATCTAGTTATAGTACAAAATAAAATCGATGTAGTAACTAAAGATCAAGCAATAGCACAATACAAGCAAATTACTGAGTTCATAAAAGGAACCTGGGCAGAAGGATCGCCTATAATTCCTGTTAGTGCACTTCACAAAATAAATATTGATGCGCTAATAGAAGCTATAGAAGAAAGAATTCCTACACCAAAGAGAGATTTAACTAAAACACCTATAATGTTAGTAGTGAGAAGTTTTGACGTAAATAAGCCAGGAACTACATTTGATAAATTAGTTGGAGGCGTAGTAGGAGGAAGTATAATTCAAGGTAAATTCTCTATAGGTCAGGAAATAAAGATTTTGCCTGGAATTAGAGTTGAAGATAAAGGTAAAGTAACTTACGAACCGATTTACAGTAAGATCGCATCGCTTAGATTTGGAGATCTAGAAGTGAACGAGGCCAAACCTGGAGGTCTAGTAGCAGTAGGAACTTATTTAGATCCTTCAGTAACTAAAGCTGATAGCCTAATGGGTAATATGGTAACGGACGCAAAGGCGGATATTCCAGTTTTATGGAATATTAGAGTTGAATATAATTTACTTGAAAGAGTGGTAGGTAGTAAGGATCTTGTTAAAGTTGAACCTATAAGAAATAAAGAAGTATTAATGATAACAGTTGGGTCTGCTACGACTCTAGGTACAGTAACTCATGCTAAGTCTAATGAAATAGAACTTGAACTTAAGAAACCAATTCCTGTTTGGGAGAATAATTTAAGATTAGTTATAAGTAGGCAAGTAGGAGGAAGATGGAGATTAGTAGGATGGGGGCAAATAAAAATTTAG
- a CDS encoding PIN domain-containing protein: MGANKNLGILVDTNILLYVYDGVDPFNLIIEYLDYKPEFYIHKAVFHELEILRSRHSRSPSYMSRINIALIYLEKYKNYWKLIGNEIDKPTDDILIECAKRNKLLIFTNDKELKQKALKNNVGIIFLTSKGKIIKSLFPI, encoded by the coding sequence ATGGGGGCAAATAAAAATTTAGGTATCCTAGTTGATACCAATATTTTACTTTACGTATATGATGGAGTAGATCCTTTTAATTTGATAATAGAATATCTTGATTATAAACCAGAATTCTATATTCATAAAGCAGTTTTTCATGAATTGGAAATTTTGAGGTCTAGACACTCTAGATCTCCTTCATATATGTCAAGAATAAATATTGCATTAATTTATCTGGAGAAGTATAAGAATTATTGGAAACTTATAGGTAATGAGATTGATAAACCTACTGACGATATTCTTATTGAATGCGCTAAAAGGAATAAATTACTTATTTTTACAAATGATAAGGAATTGAAACAAAAGGCATTAAAAAACAATGTAGGAATAATTTTTTTAACAAGTAAAGGTAAAATTATAAAATCGCTCTTTCCTATCTAA